In one Chitinophaga sancti genomic region, the following are encoded:
- a CDS encoding DMT family transporter, with protein sequence MRQVVFGVLFAMLWASASVATKIGIRSAEPLILANFRFFLAGGGMLLFAYLIQRGRHRMPRGDEWKQLLTFGFLNTTLYLSFYVIAMKSVSAGIGTLATATNPLFIMAISAIWLKRPLKWYEVTGMFLGLSGVAIATYPSLAQSHGSLAGLIILLTGMLSVSAATVYYSRVKWELSNLVINGWQVFLGGLMLLPFTCFTSDFSATKYDLNFWGGLLWLVLPVSVTALQLFFYLVKRDAVRASLWLFLCPVFGFIYAAILLHEAITWFTWVGTVLVIGGLYLGQREKFAKKN encoded by the coding sequence ATGCGTCAAGTTGTATTCGGAGTATTATTCGCCATGCTATGGGCCTCGGCCAGCGTGGCTACCAAGATTGGTATCAGGTCCGCAGAGCCATTAATATTAGCCAATTTCCGTTTTTTCCTTGCAGGAGGCGGTATGCTGTTGTTCGCCTATCTCATTCAGAGAGGCAGGCATAGAATGCCCAGGGGGGATGAATGGAAGCAGCTGCTCACATTTGGGTTCCTGAATACGACCTTATATCTCAGCTTCTATGTCATTGCCATGAAATCTGTATCTGCGGGTATCGGTACCCTGGCAACTGCTACGAACCCCTTATTTATCATGGCCATATCAGCAATTTGGCTCAAGCGGCCATTAAAATGGTATGAGGTCACGGGGATGTTCCTGGGCTTATCCGGCGTTGCAATAGCTACTTATCCTTCATTGGCCCAAAGTCATGGCTCATTAGCCGGGTTAATTATCCTTCTCACTGGCATGCTTTCCGTTTCTGCGGCCACCGTCTATTATTCCCGTGTAAAATGGGAATTATCAAATCTCGTCATCAATGGCTGGCAGGTGTTCCTGGGAGGTTTGATGTTATTGCCGTTTACCTGCTTTACTTCCGATTTTTCTGCTACAAAATATGACCTCAATTTCTGGGGCGGGCTTTTATGGCTGGTGTTGCCGGTGTCTGTGACTGCGCTGCAGCTTTTTTTCTACCTGGTAAAAAGGGATGCGGTAAGGGCATCGCTTTGGCTGTTTTTATGCCCGGTGTTTGGGTTTATATATGCGGCTATCTTGCTACATGAAGCGATTACCTGGTTTACCTGGGTGGGCACGGTGCTGGTGATTGGTGGATTGTATTTAGGTCAGCGCGAGAAGTTTGCAAAGAAAAACTGA
- a CDS encoding zeta toxin family protein: MPNLYIIGGCNGAGKTTVSYTVLPEILECKEFVNADSIAAGLSPFNPESVALEAGRLMLQRIELLMSEGVDFALETTLSTKSYVSLVKKAANANYKTTLLYFWLSSPEFAMQRVKDRVTRGGHNIPPDVIERWYYRGISNLIKLYILFWKEFLFLTGIAFLLAAPAGWWLMNNWLQHFTLRTEVNATVFLTAMAASVGIALLTVSHKAMTAALTNPVQSIQTE, translated from the coding sequence ATGCCGAATCTTTATATCATAGGAGGTTGCAATGGGGCGGGTAAGACGACGGTCAGTTATACTGTGCTGCCTGAAATCCTGGAGTGTAAAGAGTTTGTGAATGCGGATAGTATTGCAGCAGGTTTATCTCCTTTTAATCCGGAAAGTGTCGCGTTGGAAGCCGGGAGATTAATGCTGCAGCGAATAGAATTGTTGATGAGTGAAGGAGTGGATTTTGCACTTGAAACAACATTGTCCACAAAGAGTTATGTATCACTTGTGAAAAAGGCAGCAAATGCAAACTATAAAACAACTTTGCTTTATTTCTGGCTAAGTTCCCCAGAGTTTGCGATGCAGCGCGTGAAAGACAGGGTGACGAGGGGAGGGCATAACATTCCGCCGGATGTAATTGAGCGCTGGTATTATAGGGGGATATCCAATTTGATAAAACTATACATTCTCTTCTGGAAAGAATTCCTGTTCCTAACCGGCATAGCTTTCCTGCTGGCAGCACCAGCTGGCTGGTGGCTCATGAACAACTGGCTGCAACACTTCACCCTGCGTACGGAAGTGAATGCAACCGTCTTCCTGACCGCGATGGCAGCCTCGGTAGGCATAGCTTTGCTCACCGTAAGTCACAAAGCAATGACTGCCGCGCTGACCAATCCGGTCCAAAGTATTCAAACGGAATAG
- a CDS encoding RNA polymerase sigma-70 factor has protein sequence MSNNENIRLWQQQIAEEGDEKAFAALFRHYYERLLHFCMQYVSTREAAEEIVSDVFVKIWNRRAELGDISNLEVYLFVAVKNHSLNYLEQYSNLRITPLNDDSGLAGLTTTDPAKNMEWKEILFKMDQEVNRLPDQCRRVFKLIKEEGFKYKDVAEILNISPRTVETQLFRAMKRLNEVIGPFVSLKVKKK, from the coding sequence ATGAGTAACAATGAAAACATCCGTTTATGGCAACAGCAAATAGCTGAAGAGGGCGATGAAAAAGCTTTCGCCGCGCTATTCCGTCACTATTACGAACGTCTGCTGCACTTTTGCATGCAATATGTATCTACGCGCGAAGCCGCCGAAGAAATCGTCTCCGACGTGTTCGTGAAGATCTGGAACCGCCGTGCCGAACTGGGCGATATTTCCAACCTGGAAGTATACCTGTTCGTTGCCGTCAAAAATCACTCACTTAATTATCTCGAACAATATTCCAATCTCCGGATCACACCCTTAAATGATGATTCGGGATTAGCCGGTCTGACCACCACAGATCCGGCTAAAAATATGGAGTGGAAAGAGATCCTTTTCAAAATGGATCAGGAAGTAAACCGACTCCCGGATCAATGCCGGCGCGTGTTTAAACTGATAAAAGAAGAAGGGTTTAAATATAAAGATGTAGCAGAGATCTTAAATATCTCACCCCGTACAGTAGAAACACAGCTATTCAGAGCGATGAAAAGATTGAATGAAGTGATCGGTCCATTCGTATCATTGAAAGTGAAGAAAAAGTAA
- a CDS encoding sialate O-acetylesterase, with product MRLSTFLSTIVLSLFVSFCYADIKLPALVGSNMVLQRNKPLHIWGWADKGETVAVTFRGKTIKTVATEKGKWQLTFPAMPAGGPYEMSLKGKNAIHLDNILIGEVWLASGQSNMEMPLQGWGKIHNYEQEVKAANYPNIRLLMIKRATSTVALDTVAAWEGGWQACTPRSIPEFSAVAYFFAREINGYEQVPVGIILTSWGGTVAEAWTSGESLKKMPAFADSVKKFEQLPAPESPSNPNKVTLLYNAMIHPVIPYTIRGAIWYQGESNAGRAYQYRELFPLMIKDWRKQWKQGDFPFYFVQLANFKDVDAQPVESDWAELREAQSKTLSLPATGMASAIDIGDAKDIHPKNKQEVGHRLALIARAQVYGEKIAYSGPVYVSKQVAGNKVTLNFKNTDEGLQAKQGSTLKGFAIAGEDKQFHWAQATIKGNQVLVWSEEVPHPVAVRYDWANNPQGNLYNGAGLPASPFRTDDWQGVTFGKN from the coding sequence ATGCGATTATCCACGTTCCTCAGTACCATTGTGTTATCGTTATTTGTTTCTTTTTGTTATGCTGATATTAAATTACCCGCTTTGGTGGGAAGCAATATGGTTTTGCAGCGTAATAAACCATTACATATTTGGGGATGGGCCGATAAAGGCGAGACTGTAGCGGTAACTTTTAGGGGAAAAACAATTAAAACTGTTGCAACAGAAAAAGGGAAATGGCAGCTTACATTTCCTGCAATGCCCGCTGGTGGCCCATATGAAATGTCGTTAAAAGGAAAGAACGCCATACACCTCGATAATATACTAATAGGCGAAGTATGGCTGGCTTCCGGCCAGTCCAATATGGAGATGCCGCTACAGGGCTGGGGCAAGATCCACAACTATGAACAGGAAGTTAAAGCCGCTAACTATCCCAATATCCGTTTGCTGATGATAAAACGTGCAACCAGCACCGTAGCGCTGGATACTGTCGCTGCATGGGAGGGCGGATGGCAGGCCTGTACGCCCCGGAGTATCCCGGAATTTTCTGCCGTAGCGTATTTTTTTGCCCGTGAAATCAATGGTTATGAACAGGTACCGGTGGGAATCATCCTCACTTCGTGGGGAGGTACTGTAGCAGAAGCGTGGACGAGTGGGGAATCATTGAAGAAAATGCCTGCCTTTGCTGACTCTGTGAAGAAGTTTGAACAACTACCCGCACCGGAATCGCCATCTAATCCTAATAAAGTCACGCTCTTATATAATGCAATGATTCATCCGGTAATTCCTTATACAATTCGTGGAGCCATCTGGTACCAGGGAGAGAGCAATGCGGGGAGAGCCTATCAATACAGGGAATTATTTCCACTCATGATAAAAGACTGGCGCAAACAGTGGAAGCAGGGGGATTTCCCTTTCTATTTTGTACAGCTGGCGAACTTCAAAGATGTGGATGCACAACCTGTGGAGTCTGATTGGGCGGAGCTGCGTGAAGCGCAATCAAAGACATTATCACTGCCAGCTACAGGCATGGCTTCAGCAATTGATATAGGAGACGCGAAAGATATACATCCTAAAAACAAACAGGAAGTAGGGCATAGGCTTGCGCTCATTGCAAGGGCACAGGTGTATGGGGAAAAGATTGCTTATTCCGGCCCGGTATATGTGTCTAAACAGGTGGCCGGGAATAAGGTTACCCTGAACTTTAAGAATACAGATGAAGGCTTGCAGGCAAAGCAGGGAAGTACCTTAAAAGGGTTCGCGATTGCTGGTGAGGATAAACAATTCCATTGGGCACAGGCGACGATTAAGGGGAACCAGGTGCTGGTGTGGAGTGAAGAAGTGCCACATCCTGTGGCAGTGAGGTATGACTGGGCTAATAATCCACAGGGGAATTTATATAATGGTGCAGGTTTGCCTGCCAGTCCGTTTAGAACGGATGACTGGCAGGGAGTGACCTTTGGCAAGAATTAA